From the Desulfuromonas thiophila genome, the window AACAGCGAATGGCGTGTTGAGAAAAACGGCTTCAGATCACCCGATGAAATCCGTCAGGCGGCGTAAGCTAAACTTGTGTCCAGGGAACCGGTTCCGCTACAAATCGAAAACAATAAAATTTGCCCTTCAGTCGCAACCTTGTCGAAGATAGCCAGATTTTTCGATGTTAAAATCGCTCATTTCTTCGAAGATGAGAAAAAAGAAATTCTCTTTGATGTTGTTCGTACTTATGGCCAAAGGTCTGGGATCGGGAATCCTGGCCAAGCTGAAAGGGACAGGAAAATTTATTGTGAGTCCATGACGGCTAAAAAACGGTATAGAAAAATGGAACCGTTTCTTGTCTCCGGCCAGGGGACGGGGGCCGTTGATCTGTTGAATGTCAGTAAAGGTGAAAAATTCGTGTTTGTTCTGAAGGGAAGGGCCGGCCTACTGTTCAATAGCCATC encodes:
- a CDS encoding cupin domain-containing protein, translated to MSKIARFFDVKIAHFFEDEKKEILFDVVRTYGQRSGIGNPGQAERDRKIYCESMTAKKRYRKMEPFLVSGQGTGAVDLLNVSKGEKFVFVLKGRAGLLFNSHQLELNEGDGIYLDSSLRCQLSSSDGGEVSIVALVAR